In Nocardia sp. BMG111209, a genomic segment contains:
- a CDS encoding anti-sigma-D factor RsdA gives MARDGERGRGDWKARRGSRNSGPYADSSGDPESGGTGPVDIAAVRRDDALITAIAGDGTVATESPEEYQLAALLANWRAEIIEPPLPAGPDLDAIVAAVNQEIGARHTRVGGARRGNLRLVRPLLGAAAAVAVIAGGTTAFSYSAQPGDPLWRVKEVVFSEQAQTTIAQHADEDLTKAQDLLAQNRPEQAKALLQSASSTATQVNDDGRKSDLLDKYNQLLAKLQEQAPNIAAGLTPVIPPRQTVPGSQEPTSANERPVTPGNPGRPSYDPRLAPQSPGGGSDNSGGHGGSGHTDTPGTGVNPGGPILPPEHTTVVSPPSEPASPPGNHEPGGHETGGGHDSGGGTEGGSNPAGPSTIATPGDSIPVPDKPSGDGTGGGAGNNTPAPNTPVKPVAPSGEDSHLHPTMPPIAPTTVPLPPVGGGLGTIK, from the coding sequence ATGGCTAGGGATGGCGAGCGTGGTCGGGGCGACTGGAAGGCGCGGCGCGGATCGCGAAACAGCGGTCCCTATGCCGATTCGTCCGGCGATCCGGAATCCGGTGGGACCGGTCCGGTGGATATCGCGGCCGTGCGCCGCGACGACGCTCTGATCACCGCGATCGCCGGCGACGGCACCGTCGCGACCGAAAGCCCCGAGGAATATCAGCTCGCGGCCCTGCTCGCCAATTGGCGAGCCGAGATCATCGAGCCTCCGTTGCCGGCCGGACCGGATCTGGATGCCATCGTCGCCGCGGTCAATCAGGAGATCGGCGCCCGGCACACCAGGGTCGGCGGCGCCCGGCGCGGAAATCTGCGCCTGGTCCGGCCGTTGCTCGGTGCGGCGGCGGCGGTCGCGGTGATCGCCGGTGGCACGACCGCGTTCTCCTACAGCGCGCAGCCCGGTGATCCGTTGTGGCGGGTGAAGGAGGTGGTGTTCAGCGAACAGGCGCAGACCACCATCGCCCAGCACGCCGACGAGGATCTGACCAAGGCACAGGATCTGCTCGCGCAGAATCGGCCCGAGCAGGCCAAGGCGCTGTTGCAGAGCGCGTCGAGTACGGCCACCCAGGTCAACGACGACGGGCGCAAATCGGATCTGCTCGACAAGTACAACCAGCTGCTGGCCAAACTGCAGGAGCAGGCGCCGAATATCGCCGCCGGGCTGACCCCGGTGATACCGCCGCGGCAGACCGTGCCCGGTTCGCAGGAGCCGACCTCGGCCAACGAGCGACCGGTCACCCCGGGTAATCCCGGCCGGCCGAGCTACGACCCGCGGCTCGCGCCGCAGTCGCCCGGTGGCGGCTCGGACAATTCGGGTGGTCACGGCGGCTCGGGACATACCGATACCCCCGGCACCGGCGTCAATCCCGGCGGTCCGATCCTCCCGCCCGAGCACACCACCGTGGTCAGCCCGCCGAGCGAGCCCGCCTCGCCGCCGGGCAACCACGAACCGGGCGGCCACGAGACCGGCGGCGGGCACGATTCGGGCGGCGGTACCGAGGGCGGCAGCAATCCGGCCGGGCCGAGCACCATCGCGACGCCCGGCGACTCGATACCCGTGCCGGACAAGCCGAGTGGCGACGGCACCGGCGGCGGTGCGGGGAACAACACCCCCGCACCGAACACCCCGGTGAAGCCGGTCGCCCCCTCCGGCGAGGATTCGCATCTGCACCCGACGATGCCCCCGATCGCGCCGACCACCGTGCCGTTGCCGCCGGTCGGCGGGGGACTGGGCACGATCAAATAG
- a CDS encoding DUF5319 domain-containing protein, whose amino-acid sequence MRDHLPPGLPPDPFAGDPSDPSAALDAIEPGEPLDPHERLAVEEDLADLAVYEALLAHRGIRGLVVSCEDCRQDHYHDWDMLRANLLQLLVDGTVRPHEPAYDPTPEAYVTWDYCRGYADASMNEALHGDGFDGFDA is encoded by the coding sequence GTGCGTGACCATCTACCACCTGGCCTGCCGCCGGATCCATTCGCCGGAGATCCCTCCGACCCGTCGGCCGCGCTCGATGCCATCGAGCCGGGGGAGCCGCTGGATCCTCACGAGCGCCTAGCGGTCGAAGAGGATCTCGCCGACCTCGCCGTATACGAGGCGCTGCTGGCGCATCGGGGTATCCGTGGACTCGTGGTCAGCTGCGAGGACTGCCGGCAGGATCACTATCACGACTGGGACATGCTGCGCGCCAACCTGCTTCAACTACTGGTCGACGGCACGGTCCGCCCGCACGAGCCCGCCTACGATCCCACGCCCGAGGCGTACGTCACCTGGGACTACTGCCGCGGCTACGCCGATGCCTCGATGAACGAGGCGTTGCACGGCGACGGTTTCGACGGTTTCGACGCCTGA